In the genome of Triticum urartu cultivar G1812 chromosome 5, Tu2.1, whole genome shotgun sequence, one region contains:
- the LOC125511571 gene encoding uncharacterized protein LOC125511571: MVTAAAVQCGQTDGCAAAFCASWAASARAEDRAAARRPMAAAAEPRDTVFAAGRCHAGHRPLAAAAAVRYAPGRLIEKDAGPECILRHAGAVVHGRLGVQRWEQPGRRMSPLREEPSRGKRRPGHGLLPKFALDGIKNDALERLRLCRERLGLMREVEATRPRAVWRPAPPCRSAG; the protein is encoded by the exons ATGGTAACTGCTGCCGCTGTGCAGTGCGGGCAGACCGATGGTTGCGCCGCCGCGTTTTGCGCCTCGTGGGCTGCCTCTGCCCGGGCTGAGGACCGCGCTGCCGCACGCCGGCCGATGGCCGCCGCCGCGGAGCCGCGAGACACCGTGTTTGCTGCCGGGCGTTGCCATGCCGGGCACCGGCCGTTGGCCGCTGCCGCCGCTGTGCGTTACGCGCCTGGCCGCCTCATCGAAAAAGATGCAGGCCCGGAGTGCATCCTCCGCCACGCCGGGGCCGTGGTCCACGGCCGCCTCGGGGTGCAGCGCTGGGAGCAGCCGGGCCGAAGGATGTCGCCGCTCCGCGAGGAGCCTAGCCGAGGTAAACGTCGACCGGGCCATGGGTTGCTGCCGAAGTTTGCTTTGGACGGCATTAAAAACGATGCACTAGAG CGCCTGCGCCTGTGCCGCGAACGCCTCGGGCTGATGCGGGAGGTCGAGGCCACGCGACCACGCGCCGTCTGGAGACCTGCGCCGCCGTGCCGCTCTGCAGGGTGA